From Magnetococcales bacterium, a single genomic window includes:
- a CDS encoding pyrroline-5-carboxylate reductase, which produces MPSTTTIAFLGGGNMATALIKGLLNAGVPESTLRVAEPNPERRELLARDYSVSVFGDSSSAVVGAEVVVIAVKPGVVPGVLDEIRTAMSPQTLVISIAAGVSMGSLVAGLLHTQPIIRVMPNTPALIGAGVSVFFSGPGVSAEKEAQARWLLEAVGEVARIDDEKLMDGVTALSGSGPAYVYLLAEALSDGGVACGLPRDLADRLAVGTLMGSAKLIAETGRHPGELKNQVTSPGGTTIAGLAKLEQAGVRGAMIGAVMAAWERSRALKLEAEEKKNP; this is translated from the coding sequence ATGCCCAGTACCACAACGATTGCCTTTCTCGGTGGCGGCAACATGGCCACCGCCTTGATCAAGGGTCTGCTCAACGCCGGGGTTCCCGAAAGCACCCTGCGGGTGGCGGAACCCAACCCCGAACGGCGGGAGCTGCTCGCCCGGGACTATTCGGTATCGGTCTTTGGTGACAGCAGCAGCGCCGTGGTTGGCGCAGAAGTAGTCGTGATTGCGGTCAAGCCGGGTGTGGTGCCAGGGGTGTTGGACGAAATCCGTACCGCCATGAGCCCCCAAACCTTGGTGATTTCCATCGCGGCGGGGGTTTCCATGGGGAGCCTGGTGGCTGGATTGCTCCACACCCAGCCCATCATTCGGGTGATGCCCAACACCCCGGCCTTGATAGGTGCGGGGGTTTCGGTCTTTTTTTCCGGGCCGGGGGTTTCAGCTGAAAAAGAGGCCCAGGCCCGGTGGCTGCTGGAAGCTGTCGGCGAGGTGGCCCGGATCGATGATGAAAAATTGATGGATGGGGTGACGGCTCTTTCGGGTTCGGGACCGGCTTATGTTTATCTATTGGCTGAGGCGCTTTCCGATGGGGGCGTAGCGTGCGGTTTGCCTCGGGATTTGGCGGATCGCTTGGCGGTGGGTACCCTGATGGGCTCAGCCAAGCTGATTGCTGAAACCGGACGCCATCCGGGTGAGCTGAAAAACCAGGTCACCTCCCCGGGGGGCACCACCATTGCCGGATTGGCCAAACTGGAGCAGGCCGGGGTGCGGGGGGCGATGATTGGGGCGGTGATGGCTGCCTGGGAGCGGTCCAGGGCGTTGAAGTTGGAAGCAGAGGAGAAGAAAAACCCATGA